One Candidatus Hydrogenedentota bacterium genomic window carries:
- a CDS encoding O-acetyl-ADP-ribose deacetylase gives MSVPFNNTRIEVRKGDLTKESVDAIVNAANKTLLGGGGVDGAINRAGGLAILEACRKLKGCSTGDAKITTGGTLSAKYVIHTVGPIYEDGKHDEALLLASCYRRSLEVALEYNVKSIAFPAISCGVYGYPHKDAALIAMHAVRDFLDKHEGINLIRFILFSQDLYTLFDDALKEVFKESF, from the coding sequence ATGAGTGTACCTTTCAATAACACACGGATAGAAGTAAGGAAGGGCGATCTTACGAAGGAATCCGTTGACGCTATTGTAAATGCTGCCAATAAGACGCTTCTCGGCGGCGGCGGTGTGGATGGAGCCATTAATCGCGCCGGCGGCCTAGCCATCCTTGAGGCGTGCCGCAAATTAAAAGGTTGTTCCACGGGAGATGCCAAAATTACCACCGGCGGTACGCTATCCGCCAAGTACGTAATTCATACTGTCGGCCCCATCTATGAAGATGGAAAGCATGATGAAGCACTTTTACTGGCATCCTGTTACCGGCGTTCTCTTGAGGTGGCTTTGGAATATAATGTCAAAAGTATCGCTTTCCCTGCCATTAGCTGCGGTGTATACGGGTACCCCCATAAAGATGCTGCTTTAATTGCCATGCATGCTGTGAGAGACTTTTTGGACAAGCATGAGGGCATCAATCTAATCCGCTTTATCTTGTTCAGCCAAGACCTGTACACCCTCTTCGATGATGCGCTCAAAGAGGTTTTTAAAGAATCTTTTTAG
- a CDS encoding glycine hydroxymethyltransferase — MFSNSALHRYLHNQSVDSVDPTFLAYLANLSVVASDNPEVAAAIVQELEDQRRYLKLIASENYCSPATQLAMGNLLTDKYAEGVPFQRFYEGCDNVDYIEDLASKEACTLFGAEHAYVQPHSGADANMVAFWAILTARVEVPSLEKLGITNPAALSNEDWNKVRDAINNQRLLGMDYYSGGHLTHGYRRNLSGKMFESFSYTVNRETGWLDYDEIEAMALELRPLILLAGYSAYPRRINFKRMREIADKVNAVFMVDMAHFAGLVAGGVFQGEENPVPYAHIVTSTTHKTLRGPRSGFILCQKEFAEYVDKGCPLVLGGPLPHVLAAKAVAFREANRPEYKQYAQRVVENSRALAKALTDRNFTLATGGTDNHLLLIDVAASCGLTGAQAAAAIRACGITLNFNSLPFDANGPLITSGLRLGTAAITTLGMTPAEMEEIAALIRKILDHTKPALLKTGNNAGKPSKRMFELDQHIQQEVLDQVKQLLDRFPVYPMLNLAVLKEYFPAPEKE; from the coding sequence ATGTTCTCTAATTCTGCTCTGCATCGCTATTTACACAATCAGAGTGTAGACAGTGTTGACCCCACATTCTTGGCGTATTTGGCTAATTTGTCGGTTGTTGCATCGGATAACCCTGAAGTGGCTGCGGCCATCGTACAGGAGCTTGAAGATCAACGCCGTTATTTAAAATTAATAGCCAGTGAAAATTATTGTTCACCTGCAACCCAATTGGCTATGGGAAATCTGCTGACCGACAAGTATGCGGAAGGTGTTCCTTTTCAACGCTTTTATGAAGGCTGCGACAATGTCGATTATATCGAAGATTTAGCGAGTAAAGAGGCGTGTACTCTCTTCGGCGCAGAACATGCCTACGTACAACCCCATAGCGGTGCCGATGCCAATATGGTTGCTTTTTGGGCTATCTTAACAGCCCGCGTAGAAGTGCCTTCTTTAGAAAAGTTGGGCATTACCAATCCTGCAGCCTTATCCAACGAAGACTGGAACAAGGTCAGGGATGCCATCAATAACCAACGCTTATTAGGCATGGATTATTATTCCGGTGGACACTTAACCCACGGTTACCGACGCAATTTGTCCGGGAAGATGTTTGAATCTTTCTCTTACACCGTAAACCGTGAAACGGGATGGTTGGATTATGACGAGATAGAGGCGATGGCACTGGAATTACGTCCCTTGATTCTCTTGGCAGGATACAGCGCCTATCCGCGCCGCATTAACTTCAAACGTATGCGCGAAATCGCAGATAAAGTGAATGCTGTCTTTATGGTTGATATGGCGCACTTTGCCGGCTTGGTTGCCGGAGGTGTTTTCCAAGGAGAAGAAAATCCCGTTCCCTATGCCCACATTGTTACGTCAACAACCCATAAGACGCTGCGCGGCCCACGGAGCGGTTTCATACTTTGTCAAAAGGAATTCGCTGAGTATGTGGACAAAGGATGTCCTCTTGTGCTCGGCGGTCCCTTGCCTCATGTACTGGCGGCCAAAGCAGTTGCTTTTAGAGAAGCCAACAGACCTGAATACAAACAGTATGCGCAACGTGTTGTTGAGAATAGCCGCGCCTTGGCGAAAGCATTGACCGACAGAAACTTTACCCTTGCAACAGGCGGCACGGATAATCACCTCTTACTCATTGACGTAGCGGCAAGTTGTGGATTGACCGGCGCACAAGCGGCTGCTGCCATTCGAGCCTGCGGCATCACCTTAAACTTTAATTCCCTTCCCTTCGACGCAAACGGACCGCTCATCACCAGTGGACTGAGACTGGGAACAGCGGCAATTACCACCTTGGGTATGACGCCGGCGGAAATGGAAGAGATCGCTGCCCTGATCCGCAAAATTTTGGATCACACGAAACCCGCCTTGTTAAAAACCGGAAACAACGCAGGAAAACCGAGTAAGCGGATGTTTGAGCTGGATCAACACATTCAACAAGAGGTATTGGATCAAGTCAAGCAATTACTGGATCGTTTCCCGGTCTATCCCATGCTTAATCTCGCTGTATTAAAAGAATATTTTCCGGCCCCTGAAAAAGAATAG
- a CDS encoding CoA-binding protein: MSIIVIVGASKNRKKFGNKAVRAFLQGGWTVYPVNPTEAEIEGVKSYSSIDDVPEPVDRVTLYVAPEVGIKLLEQIAAKKPTEFFLNPGSESPALIEAAEKLGLEPILACSVVNIGLRPEMFSDE, encoded by the coding sequence ATGTCCATTATTGTAATCGTAGGTGCTTCCAAGAACAGGAAAAAATTTGGGAACAAAGCAGTGCGTGCTTTTCTTCAAGGCGGCTGGACAGTCTATCCGGTGAATCCCACTGAAGCGGAAATTGAAGGCGTAAAAAGCTACAGTTCCATTGATGATGTGCCCGAACCGGTGGATCGTGTTACCTTGTATGTCGCGCCTGAAGTGGGCATCAAACTGTTGGAACAAATCGCCGCCAAAAAACCGACTGAGTTTTTTCTTAACCCGGGCTCTGAAAGTCCCGCGTTAATTGAGGCCGCGGAAAAGCTCGGCTTAGAACCCATATTGGCCTGCAGTGTTGTTAATATTGGTCTGCGGCCGGAAATGTTCTCAGACGAATAA
- a CDS encoding serine/threonine-protein phosphatase — translation MHIDAAALSHIGRKKAKNEDSYGMFDNSFPGIKLFHQGMLLTVADGLGGHTGGEIASKLAVSIMTDVLKEGPVAEKDRASEREDSFFLDAISAAMKRANISIWQTNRELIKSKRPMGTTQCAAIIRPNYVYLGNVGDSRGYLFRNGSFIAQTEDHSWVDEQVKQGLMTLAAAEADRRKNLVTRCIGTHESIEVDTYQWGIKTGDQLLLCTDGLTNMVSEDLIADILSRPLTSKDKVNLLIDKANENGGKDNITAILAWINPDPGALRRMRMKAWLRKRQQKIKIAVLFILNAILFFLLGYITGYLVKG, via the coding sequence ATGCATATTGACGCTGCTGCTTTGTCGCATATAGGGCGCAAAAAAGCAAAGAATGAAGATAGTTATGGAATGTTTGATAATAGCTTTCCCGGGATAAAGCTGTTTCATCAAGGAATGTTACTCACCGTTGCCGACGGTCTCGGAGGGCACACCGGGGGAGAAATTGCGTCAAAACTGGCCGTGTCAATCATGACGGATGTTTTAAAAGAAGGGCCCGTTGCGGAAAAAGATCGCGCCTCTGAAAGAGAAGACAGTTTTTTTCTTGACGCGATTTCAGCGGCCATGAAACGGGCCAACATCAGTATTTGGCAGACGAACAGGGAATTAATCAAAAGTAAGCGCCCCATGGGAACCACGCAATGTGCGGCGATTATACGACCGAACTATGTCTATTTAGGAAATGTGGGTGATTCGCGGGGATACTTGTTTCGGAACGGCTCCTTCATCGCACAAACAGAAGATCACAGCTGGGTAGATGAACAGGTAAAACAAGGATTGATGACGCTGGCGGCGGCAGAAGCGGATCGTCGTAAAAATTTGGTCACCCGCTGCATAGGTACCCATGAATCCATAGAAGTTGATACCTACCAATGGGGAATCAAAACGGGAGATCAGCTACTGCTCTGCACCGATGGGCTGACCAATATGGTTTCAGAAGATCTCATCGCCGACATTTTAAGCCGTCCCCTGACGTCAAAAGACAAAGTCAATTTATTGATTGACAAAGCCAATGAAAATGGGGGTAAAGATAACATTACCGCTATCTTGGCCTGGATTAATCCCGATCCCGGCGCGTTACGCCGAATGCGTATGAAAGCTTGGTTACGCAAGCGCCAGCAAAAAATAAAAATAGCGGTCTTGTTTATACTCAACGCCATACTGTTCTTTCTTCTGGGATACATCACCGGCTACCTTGTCAAAGGCTGA
- a CDS encoding alginate export family protein: MLFKHAVASVVSLKQNNFWKSVFSLLIFCSVFGFVSYSAVAELTQVSVGGEIRIRGRWYMNTWEDERPLPNRIKANYLPWRPIGPSGTISQFKWDSSGRNWTRLESSVKLNVKADFTNNVSAFIELYDWYVFGESFRSNYLLGSDKRADGLDQVQLHQAYIELREIFDTPVSLRVGRQELLFGSGWLLSNMLTPSQYLFHDAVRLTYNDANFTVDAFMAKQNDSLRFFDEQINLYGLYGTYKGFEPLTMSAYWLYVHDNTDIESRELTSWGNWVNSRLGRHFGSTNLHTVGTHLFGKHAGFDYNVEVAYQFGDADHIGAMFDNGGFFNGDTGAKYDNWGMEAILGYTFTDVSWKPRLFIQGVYFQGEDNRSISFWDWMNPFYKPQASVSFNRLFSEKNYAPTINDNSLLSNFIQATAGVEVQPTEKVRLHLHVAKNWADEAFDPPKSIKVAGRRVYVAPGLSFWTDKGSDDLGWEIAAWARYEYSQDLSFLLYGNVLFPGDGLTRGSFLHFFGTQFSGGTSDDTAGYLFWMATLKF; this comes from the coding sequence ATGTTGTTTAAACATGCCGTGGCAAGTGTAGTGAGTCTCAAGCAAAACAATTTTTGGAAAAGCGTATTCAGTCTTTTAATATTTTGTTCCGTGTTTGGTTTTGTCTCGTATAGCGCCGTAGCCGAACTCACCCAAGTTTCCGTTGGCGGTGAGATACGTATTCGCGGGCGTTGGTACATGAATACCTGGGAAGATGAGAGACCGCTTCCCAATAGAATCAAAGCGAACTATCTGCCGTGGCGTCCCATAGGTCCATCGGGAACCATATCTCAATTTAAATGGGACAGCAGCGGCCGTAATTGGACCCGTTTAGAATCTTCCGTCAAGTTAAATGTAAAAGCTGATTTCACAAACAATGTCAGCGCTTTTATTGAACTCTATGACTGGTACGTTTTTGGAGAAAGTTTCCGCTCCAATTATCTGCTCGGCTCGGATAAACGGGCTGATGGACTTGATCAGGTTCAATTACATCAGGCGTATATAGAACTGCGCGAAATATTCGATACACCGGTCAGCTTACGTGTCGGCCGTCAAGAACTGCTTTTTGGTTCTGGATGGCTGTTGTCGAATATGTTAACGCCTTCCCAGTATCTGTTCCACGATGCCGTACGTCTCACCTACAACGATGCCAATTTTACGGTCGATGCGTTCATGGCGAAACAAAACGACAGTCTCCGTTTCTTTGATGAGCAAATTAACCTCTATGGTCTTTACGGCACCTATAAAGGTTTTGAGCCCCTCACCATGTCTGCCTACTGGCTCTATGTTCACGACAACACCGATATTGAATCAAGAGAACTGACATCGTGGGGCAATTGGGTGAATTCCAGATTGGGAAGACATTTTGGCTCTACCAACCTCCATACAGTAGGTACCCATCTTTTTGGAAAACATGCAGGATTTGATTATAACGTAGAAGTGGCATATCAATTCGGCGACGCCGATCATATCGGCGCTATGTTCGATAATGGCGGCTTCTTCAATGGAGATACAGGCGCGAAATATGACAATTGGGGCATGGAAGCCATCCTCGGCTACACCTTCACGGATGTAAGCTGGAAACCGAGATTATTCATACAGGGCGTTTATTTCCAAGGCGAAGATAACCGAAGCATCTCGTTTTGGGACTGGATGAATCCCTTCTACAAACCCCAAGCGAGCGTCTCTTTTAATCGGTTGTTCAGTGAAAAGAACTATGCGCCTACCATCAATGACAATAGCTTGCTGTCCAACTTCATTCAAGCGACAGCGGGTGTGGAAGTGCAGCCCACAGAAAAGGTACGCCTCCATCTGCATGTTGCCAAAAACTGGGCAGATGAAGCCTTTGATCCTCCCAAATCCATTAAGGTGGCAGGTCGTCGCGTTTACGTAGCGCCCGGATTGAGTTTCTGGACGGATAAAGGCAGCGATGATCTTGGCTGGGAAATTGCGGCGTGGGCGCGCTATGAATATTCTCAGGATTTGAGTTTCCTGCTCTACGGAAACGTGTTGTTTCCCGGAGATGGCTTAACACGCGGCAGTTTTCTACACTTCTTTGGCACTCAATTTAGTGGTGGAACCAGTGATGATACCGCCGGATATCTGTTTTGGATGGCGACCCTCAAATTCTAA
- a CDS encoding bacteriocin family protein codes for MTNSLKRFSAPISDSVWDEIDDNAADILRSRLSARTVVDFNGPLGWDVDSIGLGRTNIVDNGGSDKPSWGTRQSLPLVELRQPFILSLSELENLERGAKDVDLDALEAAAKAMAAFEENIVYKGLAQAGIEGMLSGADTEAIVTEAQPAAMVDAVAAAITQLRENNIGGPYALVGGSKAFDILSRIIQGGGTVYRIVEQMTGSTPEWSPVIDGAAVVSLRGGDYELTVGQDLSVGYTGHDSDNISLYLVETLTFRVLEPRATVEIKFK; via the coding sequence ATGACTAATTCTTTAAAACGATTTTCCGCTCCCATTTCTGATTCTGTTTGGGATGAAATTGATGACAATGCGGCAGATATTCTCCGGTCTCGGCTGTCAGCCAGAACTGTGGTAGATTTTAACGGTCCCTTGGGCTGGGATGTCGATTCCATCGGCTTGGGCCGCACGAATATTGTTGATAATGGCGGTTCCGATAAACCGAGTTGGGGAACACGTCAATCCCTGCCTCTTGTTGAACTGCGTCAGCCCTTTATCTTAAGCCTAAGCGAACTTGAAAACTTAGAGCGCGGCGCGAAAGATGTCGACCTTGACGCCTTGGAAGCGGCCGCGAAAGCGATGGCAGCATTTGAAGAAAATATCGTGTACAAAGGTCTCGCCCAAGCCGGTATCGAAGGAATGCTCAGTGGCGCTGATACAGAAGCCATTGTTACCGAAGCCCAGCCTGCAGCCATGGTTGATGCTGTTGCAGCAGCCATTACGCAATTGAGAGAAAACAACATCGGCGGCCCCTATGCCTTGGTCGGTGGTTCAAAAGCTTTCGATATCTTGAGCCGTATTATCCAAGGTGGCGGCACCGTTTATCGCATAGTCGAACAGATGACGGGAAGCACTCCGGAGTGGAGTCCTGTGATTGACGGCGCGGCTGTTGTTTCCCTTCGCGGCGGTGATTATGAACTCACTGTCGGCCAAGATCTGTCGGTGGGCTACACCGGTCATGATAGCGATAACATTTCGCTTTACCTGGTAGAAACCTTGACGTTCCGCGTTCTTGAGCCTCGTGCAACCGTGGAAATAAAATTCAAATAA